One Kitasatospora sp. MAP12-44 DNA segment encodes these proteins:
- a CDS encoding GNAT family N-acetyltransferase, translating to MEDSQTPAAPQDGGPGDAHSYPQHWEADVLLRDGGTARIRPITPADADRLVEFYALVSDQSKYFRFFAPYPRLSARDVQRFTHHDYVNRVGLAVVVRDRFIATVRYDRIDEVGRPSESGTDAEVAFLVQDAHQGRGVASALLEHIGAVAQERGIRRFVAEVLPENRKMAKVFTDAGYIQQRSYTDGVLHLELDLEPTAASLAVMRAREHRAEARSVQRLLTPRSVAVVGVSRTERSPGRALLRDLLAGGFQGEVYAVNSKAPPGTVLDGVPLCRSVLEIPGPVDLAILAVPAAAVPAVVGECGAHGVRGLVVVTAGYAETGAEGRERQRALVRQARAAGMRVIGPNAFGLVNTDPEHPLNASLAPALPRAGRFGLFCQSGAIGVALLEAAHRRGLGVSSFASVGNRADVSGNDLLQYWEEDPATDVVLLYLESFGNPRKFTRIARRLAQVKPVVVVKGARHTGSLPPGHAVPSTASGLRDATVDALFQQAGVVRVETITELFDTGELLAHQPLPAGDRVAVVGNSDSLGLLTHDACLSAGLRPRIPVDLTTAATGENFRIALETALGDPEVDAVIAVAIPPISGALPDAGDQPLPGTDPEIGEALLAAAAGARRRGKPLLLTHLTLTDLPARLRTDGHVVPTYPAPERAVRALAHAVRYGAWRRTTEAAEQTARVPELDRIDEAAARDLVEQHHVGGRVTLPDQDAAALLAHYGIDVQPTLPAPDEKRAVQAAAALGYPVALKATADHLRHRADLGSVRLDLTGEPGLRRAHRELDALLGGAAEAKLVVQRLAPRGVDTVIAATVDPAVGAILSFGLAGAPAELLGDLAHRLVPATDLEVAALVREVRAAPLLFGWRGADPVDTDALEELLLRVSRLVDDLPEVASVDLEPVVVAPHGLTILGARVRLAPLPVRSDLGPRSMSTL from the coding sequence GTGGAGGATTCCCAGACCCCGGCCGCCCCGCAGGACGGCGGGCCGGGCGACGCGCACAGCTACCCCCAGCACTGGGAGGCGGACGTCCTGCTGCGCGACGGCGGCACAGCGCGGATCCGGCCGATCACTCCGGCCGACGCCGACCGGCTGGTGGAGTTCTACGCCCTGGTCTCCGACCAGTCGAAGTACTTCCGCTTCTTCGCCCCCTACCCCCGGCTCTCCGCCAGGGACGTCCAGCGCTTCACCCACCACGACTACGTCAACCGGGTCGGCCTGGCCGTCGTGGTGCGCGACCGCTTCATCGCCACCGTCCGCTACGACCGGATCGACGAGGTCGGCCGCCCCAGCGAGTCCGGCACCGACGCCGAGGTGGCCTTCCTGGTCCAGGACGCCCACCAGGGCCGCGGGGTGGCCTCCGCGCTGCTCGAACACATCGGCGCGGTCGCCCAGGAGCGTGGCATCCGCCGCTTCGTCGCCGAGGTGCTGCCCGAGAACCGCAAGATGGCCAAGGTCTTCACCGACGCCGGCTACATCCAGCAGCGCAGCTACACCGACGGCGTGCTGCATCTGGAGCTCGACCTCGAACCCACCGCCGCCTCGCTGGCGGTCATGCGCGCCCGCGAGCACCGCGCCGAGGCCCGCTCGGTCCAGCGGCTGCTGACGCCCCGCTCGGTCGCGGTGGTCGGCGTGTCGCGCACCGAGCGGTCGCCCGGCCGGGCGCTGCTGCGCGACCTGCTGGCCGGCGGCTTCCAGGGGGAGGTGTACGCGGTCAACAGCAAGGCGCCGCCCGGCACCGTGCTGGACGGCGTGCCACTGTGCCGCTCGGTCCTGGAGATCCCCGGACCGGTCGACCTGGCGATCCTCGCGGTGCCCGCCGCGGCCGTCCCGGCGGTGGTCGGCGAGTGCGGCGCGCACGGGGTCCGCGGCCTGGTGGTGGTCACCGCGGGGTACGCCGAGACCGGCGCCGAGGGCCGCGAGCGCCAGCGCGCGCTGGTCCGCCAGGCCCGTGCGGCCGGCATGCGGGTGATCGGCCCCAACGCGTTCGGCCTGGTCAACACTGACCCCGAGCACCCGCTGAACGCCTCGCTCGCCCCGGCGCTGCCCAGGGCCGGCCGGTTCGGGCTGTTCTGCCAGTCCGGTGCGATCGGCGTCGCGCTGCTGGAGGCCGCGCACCGCCGGGGCCTGGGCGTCTCCTCGTTCGCCTCGGTCGGCAACCGGGCCGACGTCTCGGGCAACGACCTGCTCCAGTACTGGGAGGAGGACCCGGCCACCGACGTGGTGCTGCTCTACCTGGAGTCCTTCGGCAACCCGCGCAAGTTCACCCGGATCGCCCGCCGGCTCGCCCAGGTCAAGCCGGTCGTGGTGGTCAAGGGGGCCCGGCACACCGGCAGCCTGCCGCCAGGCCACGCCGTCCCGTCCACCGCCTCCGGCCTGCGCGACGCCACCGTCGACGCGCTCTTCCAGCAGGCCGGCGTGGTGCGGGTGGAGACCATCACCGAGCTCTTCGACACCGGCGAGCTGCTCGCCCACCAGCCACTGCCGGCCGGCGACCGGGTCGCGGTGGTCGGCAACTCGGACTCGCTCGGCCTGCTCACCCACGACGCCTGCCTGAGCGCGGGCCTGCGCCCGCGGATCCCGGTGGACCTGACCACCGCCGCCACCGGCGAGAACTTCCGGATCGCCCTGGAGACCGCGCTCGGCGACCCCGAGGTGGACGCGGTGATCGCGGTGGCCATCCCGCCGATCTCCGGAGCGCTCCCGGACGCCGGCGACCAGCCGCTGCCCGGCACCGACCCGGAGATCGGCGAGGCGCTGCTGGCGGCCGCCGCCGGTGCCCGGCGGCGCGGCAAGCCGCTGCTGCTGACCCATCTGACCCTCACCGACCTGCCCGCGCGGCTGCGCACCGACGGGCACGTCGTGCCGACCTACCCGGCGCCCGAACGCGCGGTGCGCGCCCTGGCGCACGCCGTCCGCTACGGCGCGTGGCGGCGCACCACCGAGGCCGCCGAGCAGACCGCGCGGGTCCCCGAGCTGGACCGGATCGACGAGGCCGCCGCCCGCGACCTGGTCGAGCAGCACCACGTGGGCGGCCGGGTCACCCTCCCCGACCAGGACGCGGCCGCCCTGCTCGCCCACTACGGCATCGACGTCCAGCCCACGCTGCCCGCCCCCGACGAGAAGCGGGCCGTGCAGGCCGCCGCCGCGCTCGGCTACCCGGTCGCGCTCAAGGCCACCGCCGACCACCTGCGCCACCGCGCCGACCTGGGCAGCGTCCGGCTGGACCTGACCGGCGAGCCGGGGCTGCGCCGGGCGCACCGTGAGCTGGACGCGCTGCTCGGCGGCGCGGCCGAGGCGAAACTGGTGGTGCAGCGGCTGGCCCCGCGCGGCGTGGACACCGTGATCGCCGCCACCGTCGACCCGGCGGTCGGCGCGATCCTCTCCTTCGGCCTGGCCGGCGCCCCCGCCGAGCTGCTCGGCGACCTGGCGCACCGGCTGGTCCCGGCCACCGACCTGGAGGTCGCCGCGCTGGTCAGGGAGGTACGGGCGGCGCCGCTGCTGTTCGGCTGGCGTGGCGCCGACCCGGTGGACACCGACGCCCTGGAGGAGCTCCTGCTGCGGGTGTCCCGACTGGTCGACGACCTGCCCGAAGTGGCCTCGGTCGACCTCGAACCGGTGGTGGTGGCACCGCACGGCCTGACCATCCTGGGAGCCCGGGTGCGGCTCGCTCCGCTGCCCGTGCGCAGCGATCTGGGCCCACGCAGCATGAGCACCCTGTAG
- a CDS encoding DUF5998 family protein: protein MAKTGTTTTQDLRSAIERSGYYPALVSEAVESAVGPEPISSYLVHQETTFDANEVRRHVTVLVLTASRFVVSHTDEQAADATSPVPYATTSTECVRLDRIGSVVLSRMVANPETYTPGTLPREVVLTIGWGAVQRIDLEPAGCSDPNCEADHGYTGSATADDLSLRVSEAGDGPETVAQALVFARALSEATISTRS, encoded by the coding sequence ATGGCGAAGACCGGTACCACCACCACGCAGGACCTGCGCTCGGCGATCGAGCGCAGCGGCTACTACCCCGCGTTGGTGTCCGAGGCCGTGGAGTCCGCGGTGGGCCCCGAGCCGATCAGCTCTTACCTGGTCCACCAGGAGACCACCTTCGACGCCAACGAGGTCCGCCGGCACGTCACCGTGCTGGTGCTGACCGCGTCCAGGTTCGTGGTCAGCCACACCGACGAGCAGGCCGCCGACGCGACCAGCCCGGTGCCGTACGCCACGACCTCGACCGAGTGCGTCCGGCTGGACCGGATCGGTTCGGTCGTGCTCAGCCGGATGGTGGCCAACCCCGAGACCTACACCCCGGGCACGCTGCCGCGCGAGGTGGTGCTGACCATCGGCTGGGGCGCCGTCCAGCGGATCGACCTGGAGCCGGCCGGCTGCTCGGACCCGAACTGCGAGGCCGACCACGGCTACACCGGCTCGGCCACCGCGGACGACCTGTCGCTGCGGGTCAGCGAGGCGGGGGACGGCCCGGAGACGGTCGCCCAGGCCCTGGTCTTCGCCCGGGCGCTGTCCGAGGCCACCATCAGCACCCGTTCCTGA